The genomic window TGGAAGCAAAACTGAAAAAAGCCGGTCACGAGTATGTTGTCCGTGACCTGTATGAAATGAACTTCGAGCCCAATTTGAGCGTGAATGATTTCGTCTCGCTCATGCAGGGGAAGACACCGGGAGACATCAAGAAAGAGCAGGACCATATCCGAAACGCCGATGTCATCGTCTTCATCCATCCGATCTGGTGGTACAGCATGCCTGCGATTCTGAAGGGGTATATCGACAGGATTTTCTCCCATGGATTCGCCTACAAGTTTGATGAAAACGGTCTTCAGGGACTTTTACCCGATAAGAAGATCGTCATCCTCAATACGACAGGCGGGTCCGGTGAATACTACGCAGAATCAGGATTCGATGATGCACTCCAGAAAACCCTGGAGGAAGGGATCTTCAGACTCTGCGGAATGAAGGTTCTCCTCCACAAATACTTCTATGCGGTTCCTTCCGTCGATGACGCCGCACGGAAGAAGATGCTGGAAGAGATACACGGAATGGATTTTTAAAAACATTGTTCGTCTGTTCTCAACTCCTTCTTCTGTATCTCAACCGCTGATCGGAATCCGGCTTCTCTCCCCGCCTTCATTGAACAGAACAGGATGGTTATGCCTGCTGATCCCCTTTTTCAATGAAGCGTGAACCATATATGAAGAAGCCCGACCTCTTCATCTGTTTTGACCTATTGATCTGGTGCATTCGTGAAAGAGAGGATTTCGTACTATAATTGATGCCTCAATATTGATGCCTCACCGATGACCGAACCAGGAGGAGAACCTGACCGCAATGACCGATAATGGTCCACAGAGAGAAGTTTTCAGAAAAGGTGACGGTTTTGGCAGAACCGTTCTGTCAGACCTGCGCCGCGGTGATTTCAGGACCACGCTGCGCCGGGATCTGAAAGATCTCTATCGTTTCTACATCGACGAGGACCGCCGCACGAGTCTCGCAAGCATGAACCGCGTGAAGCGTTTCTTTCTCATCGCATTCTGGCTCCTGAAAAGCATGATACTCAAGCTGACCCCTGGCCGGAGGATCCTCCTCCTTGCATGCTTCATCCTCATCCTCTACGGGAGCGTCACGTTCAATGCAGGGAGATTCTTTTTCAGCCTCCACCTGGGATTCTTCAGCTTCATCATCCTCCTTCTCATTCTGATGCTCGAATTGAAGGACAAGCTTCTTGCCAGAGATGAACTGATAGCAGGTCGTGCGGTGCAACTTGCCCTCCTTCCTGAAAAGAATCCGACGTTTCCCGGCTGGGAGATATGGATGTACTCACGACCTGCAAATGACGTCGGGGGCGACCTCGTCGATTACCTGCACGTGAACAACGAGTGTCTTGGCGTCATGCTCGGCGACGTTACCGGAAAGGGGCTCGGTGCCGCTCTCCTCATGGCAAAGCTTCAGGCGACGCTTCGTGCCATCGTTCCTGATTGCGTGTTGCTCTCCGATCTTGGCTACCGTATGAACGAGATCATGTTCCGTGACGGGATATCGAACAGATTCGCAACTCTCGTCTATCTCGAGTTGAAACCGAACTCGGGTTCTCTTCGCTTCCTGAACGCAGCCCACTGCCCCATCATCAAGCTCGAGGGGCAGACGATCGAGAAGCTCGATCCTTCCTCACCTCTCCTCGGGGCATTTTCCGGATCGACCTTCGTTGAACAACAGATCGATCTACGACCCGGCAGCAAACTCATAATTCACTCCGACGGCCTTACGGAAGCATGCAATGACAAGGATCTCTTTTTCGGCGATGATTGTCTCCGGAAGATGATGCCGGAGCTTCATGAGCTCGACGCTGAAGCTTCAGGAAAATGGCTCCTGGCCGAAGTCGAACGCTTCGTCGGTGAAGCACCTCAATCCGATGATATCTCCCTCGTCATCCTGAGGAGGCTGGACTGAGTCCTCCCGCTTCGTGATAGAATATCTCACAGGAACAATGAAAGAAACTTCGCGAAGACATTTCATCCGGTCATGTTTTGATCTTATGATCACAGGATTCGGTTTCTTCCTGTTTCCATTTTCCCCGGGATGCAACAGAAAGGAACATGCACCGCTCCCTGTTGACATCGTGGACGATGAGAAGAAAAAGCTCGCCATCGAGGATGCTGCCAGGATATCGAAAGGATTCGAAGCCGCCTATCTGAAATTGCACGGGAGTGGGGAGCTGAAGAAGCGGGGAGAAGATCTCTGGCAGATCATGGAGGACTGCAGGCTCTGTCCGCGTGAGTGTGGGGCTCACCGCATCAAAGGCGAAAAAGGATTCTGCCGGTCTACATCCCAGCTTGAGATCTCGGCCTTCCATCCTCATTTTGGAGAAGAGAGCTGTCTCGTCGGAAGGGGCGGTTCAGGAACGATTTTCATGACGAACTGCGGCCTCCGCTGCGTCTTCTGCATCAACTGGGAGATCAGCCAGGGAGGCTCGGGAAGCGCCAGAAGCATCGAAGAGATGGCCGGCATGATGATCCATCTTCAGAAGATCGGCTGTCACAACATCAATGTGGTCACACCGACCCACTACTCGCCTCACATCGTCCTCGCTCTGGACATCGCTGCAGAGAAAGGGTTGAGGCTTCCCCTCGTGTACAACACCTGCGGCTGGGAACGGCTGGAGATCCTGAAGAAACTCGACGGCATCGTTGACATCTACCTTCCCGATTTCAAATATTCGGACGGTGCGATGGCATCGCGCTACTCGTCGGCAGCCAATGACTATCCGGAGATC from Acidobacteriota bacterium includes these protein-coding regions:
- a CDS encoding NAD(P)H-dependent oxidoreductase — translated: MSYLIVYAHPNSKSFNHAIREEVEAKLKKAGHEYVVRDLYEMNFEPNLSVNDFVSLMQGKTPGDIKKEQDHIRNADVIVFIHPIWWYSMPAILKGYIDRIFSHGFAYKFDENGLQGLLPDKKIVILNTTGGSGEYYAESGFDDALQKTLEEGIFRLCGMKVLLHKYFYAVPSVDDAARKKMLEEIHGMDF
- a CDS encoding PP2C family protein-serine/threonine phosphatase, whose translation is MTDNGPQREVFRKGDGFGRTVLSDLRRGDFRTTLRRDLKDLYRFYIDEDRRTSLASMNRVKRFFLIAFWLLKSMILKLTPGRRILLLACFILILYGSVTFNAGRFFFSLHLGFFSFIILLLILMLELKDKLLARDELIAGRAVQLALLPEKNPTFPGWEIWMYSRPANDVGGDLVDYLHVNNECLGVMLGDVTGKGLGAALLMAKLQATLRAIVPDCVLLSDLGYRMNEIMFRDGISNRFATLVYLELKPNSGSLRFLNAAHCPIIKLEGQTIEKLDPSSPLLGAFSGSTFVEQQIDLRPGSKLIIHSDGLTEACNDKDLFFGDDCLRKMMPELHELDAEASGKWLLAEVERFVGEAPQSDDISLVILRRLD
- a CDS encoding radical SAM protein — its product is MITGFGFFLFPFSPGCNRKEHAPLPVDIVDDEKKKLAIEDAARISKGFEAAYLKLHGSGELKKRGEDLWQIMEDCRLCPRECGAHRIKGEKGFCRSTSQLEISAFHPHFGEESCLVGRGGSGTIFMTNCGLRCVFCINWEISQGGSGSARSIEEMAGMMIHLQKIGCHNINVVTPTHYSPHIVLALDIAAEKGLRLPLVYNTCGWERLEILKKLDGIVDIYLPDFKYSDGAMASRYSSAANDYPEITQAALLEMNRQVGVAHPANDGLLSRGLIIRHLVMPNNVSGTEQVMKWIGKNLPKDTYVNVMSQYRPMYKAHEYPDIARRITRKEYEDAIRWA